From the genome of Oceanococcus atlanticus:
GGGAACACGCGGCCCGGAGTCTGGTTCTGACCAATGGAACCCGGCGCGCGATGCGACAGCGAGTTACCATGAGACATACGCTGGCTGGAGAAGTTATGACGCTTGATGGCGCCCGCGAAACCTTTACCAATGCTGGTGCCGACGACGTCGACCAACTTGGCCTCCGCCAGCGCATCAACGGTAATTTCGCTACCCGCAGCCAGGTCATCGCCTTCGTTCTCGTCGAGGCGGAACTCCCAGAAACCACGACCCGCTTCGACACCGGCTTTGCGGAATTCACCCGCAAGCGGTTTGGTCAAGCGATTTGCCTTGATGTTTCCAGTGGTGACCTGAACAGCGCGGTAACCGTCAGTCTCAGCGGTCTTAACGCGCGTTACGCGGTTCGGCAGCACTTCGATCACGGTTACTGGCACAGATTCGCCAGCTTCCGTAAACACGCGCGTCATCCCGCACTTACGGCCTATCAATCCGATTGGCATGAGTACAACCTCTTGCTTGCCGCCACGTCAGGGCGGTAGTCCAAATGGTTTTTCCGGTCTGCGAATCCACAGACAACGGAAGTAATTTTAAATGGCCGACTTTACGGCCGCCTGTTTGTCTTACTGCAGTTTGATCTGCACATCGACACCCGCTGCCAGGTCCAGCTTGGACAGCGCGTCCACGGTCTTATCCGTGGGCTCAACGATGTCCAGCAGGCGCTTGTGCGTGCGGATTTCGTACTGGTCACGCGCGTCTTTGTTGACGTGCGGCGAAATCAGCACGGTATAGCGCTCCCTCCGGGTTGGCAGGGGAATCGGGCCGCGCACAATCGCGCCGGTGCGCTTGGCGGTATCAACGATCTCACGGACGGATTTGTCGATGAGACGATGATCAAACGCTTTGAGGCGAATGCGAATGGTCTGATTAGCTGTTGTCATTTTCTTTACCGAAAAAAACGAGGGTGCGGAAAACCGCACCCTCGCGTAGAGCCCGCTAGTATAACTTTAATCGAAGATCTTGGCAACAACGCCGGCGCCGACAGTACGGCCACCTTCGCGAATTGCGAAACGAAGACCTTCATCCATCGCGATCGGCGCGATCAACTCAACCTTCATGTTCACATTGTCACCAGGCATCACCATCTCGGTGCCTTCCGGCAATTCCACTGCGCCCGTCACGTCGGTCGTGCGGAAGTAGAACTGCGGACGGTAACCCTTGAAGAACGGCGTGTGACGACCACCCTCTTCCTTCTTCAGGATGTACACCTCAGATTCGAACTTGGTGTGCGGCTGGATGCTGCCCGGCTTGGCCAGAACCTGGCCGCGCTCGATTTCTTCGCGCTTGGTGCCGCGCAGCAGAATGCCAACGTTGTCACCCGCGCGACCTTCGTCGAGCAGCTTGCGGAACATCTCAACACCGGTCACCGTCGTCTTCGCGGTATCTTTGATACCCACGATTTCGATTTCTTCGCCAACCTTGATGATGCCGCGCTCAACACGACCCGTGGCCACAGTACCGCGACCCGAAATCGAGAACACGTCCTCAACCGGCATCAGGAAGGCACCGTCAATGGCGCGCTCCGGCTCCGGAATGTATTCGTCCAGCGCAGCAATCAGTTTGTCGATCGCCTGCGAGCCAATTTCCGACTCGTCGCCTTCCAGTGCTTTCAGCGCACTGCCGATGATCACCGGGGTGTCATCACCCGGGAAATCATAGGTGTCCAGCAGTTCGCGCACTTCCATTTCCACCAGCTCGAGCAGCTCGGCGTCATCGACCATGTCAGCCTTGTTCAGGAACACGACGATGTAAGGCACGCCAACCTGGCGGGCCAGCAGAATGTGCTCACGCGTCTGCGGCATCGGGCCATCAGCGGCCGAGCACACCAGAATCGCGCCGTCCATCTGCGCCGCACCGGTGATCATGTTCTTCACATAGTCAGCGTGTCCCGGGCAGTCCACGTGCGCGTAGTGACGCACGTCCGACTCGTATTCCACGTGAGCGGTCGAAATGGTAATACCGCGGGCTTTTTCTTCCGGGGCATTGTCAATCTGGTCGTAAGCTTTCGACTCACCACCGAACTTCTTACCCTGCACCACCGTCAGCGCTGCTGTCAGCGTCGTCTTACCGTGATCCACGTGTCCAATCGTACCCACGTTGACGTGGGGTTTCGTACGCTCAAATTTTTCCTTGGCCATGACTCTTAACCTTTTTCAAAAAACGGGCGCTCAGGACGCCTTCATCACTGCTTCAGCGACGCTCGAAGGCGCCTCGTTGTACTTACCAAACTGCATTGTGTAAGTCGCACGTCCCTGGCTCATTGAGCGCAGGTCTGTCGCGTAGCCGAACATTTCGGCCAGCGGAACTTCTGCACGGATGGTTTTACCCGTCGGGGTATCTTCCATGCCTTGGACAACGCCACGGCGGCGATTCAAATCGCCCATCACGTCGCCCATGTAATCTTCCGGCGTCACCACTTCAACATCCATGATCGGCTCAAGCAAAACCGCTTTGGCTTTGCGTGCGCCTTCCTTGAAACCCATCGAGCCGGCAATTTTGAAGGCCATCTCGTTGGAATCCACATCATGGTATGAACCGTCATACAGCGTGACCTTGACGTCAACCACCGGATAACCGCAAATCACACCGTTTTGCATCTGTTCCTGGATGCCCTTATCGACAGCCGGGATATATTCCTTGGGCACCACGCCACCCACGATGGCGTTAACAAATTCGTAGCCCTCACCAACCGGCATCGGCTCGATCTTCAGCCACACGTGACCGTATTGCCCACGCCCACCCGACTGACGAACAAACTTGCCTTCCTGCTCCACCGTCGCGCGAATGGTTTCACGGTAGGCCACCTGCGGCTTACCGACATTGGCCTCGACTTTGAACTCACGCTTCATGCGATCAACAATGATCTCAAGATGCAGCTCGCCCATACCGGAAATGATGGTCTGCCCGGACTCTTCGTCGGTATGCACGCGGAACGAAGGATCTTCCTGCGCCAGCTTCTGCAGCGCCAAACCCATCTTTTCCTGATCCGACTTGGTCTTCGGCTCAACCGCAACCGAAATAACCGGCTCCGGAAATTCCATGCGCTCCAGGATAACCGGCGCATCCGGTGAACACAGCGTGGTCCCGGTGGTGATGTTCTTCAGGCCGACACATGCGGCGATGTCGCCTGCGCGAACCTCTTTGATTTCTTCGCGCGTATTGGAATGCATCTGCAGAATGCGGCCGATGCGCTCTTTCTTGCCATCCGTAGAGTTGTAAACCGAATCACCCGCGGACAGCACGCCAGAGTAAACGCGCACGAAGGTCAGCGTACCAACGTAAGGGTCGGTAGCAATCTTGAATGCCAGCGCCGCAAAAGGCTCGTCATCCGACGATTTGCGCAGCATGGCTTTTTCAGGATCATCAGGATCCGTGCCCTTGATGGCCTTGACTTCCAAAGGTGACGGCATGAACTCGACAACTGCATCGAGCAGGGCTTGAACACCTTTGTTCTTGAAGGCCGTACCACACAGGGTGAGCACAACTTCGTTAGCCAGCACACGGGCACGCAGCCCCTGCTTGATCTCATCGACGGAAAGCTCGCCCTCTTCGAGGTACTTTTCCATCAACCCTTCATTGGCTTCAGCCGCCGCCTCGATCATCGCTTCGCGATATTCTTCAGCTTTGGCCTGCAGATCGGCCGGGATATCACGCTCTTCGAACGTCATACCCATGTCATCCTGGTTCCAGTGAATGGCCTTCATCCGGAACAGGTCGACCACACCCTCGAAATCTTCTTCCGCGCCGATCGACAGCTGTATCGGCACCGCATTGGCACCGAGGCGCTTGCGGATCATGTCGATACAGCGGTAATAGTCCGCACCCATTTTGTCCATCTTGTTGATGAACACCATGCGCGGCACTTCGTACTTGTCTGCCTGACGCCAGACCGTTTCAGTCTGCGGCTCTACACCTGCGTTGGCATCAAGCACACAGACAGCGCCATCAAGCACACGCAGGGACCGCTCAACTTCAATGGTGAAGTCGACGTGCCCCGGCGTGTCGATGATGTTGATGCGATATCGCTCCGGGAACTGCTGCTCCATCCCCTGCCAGAAGCAGGTTGTCGCAGCCGAGGTGATGGTGATCCCTCGTTCTTGCTCCTGCTCCATCCAGTCCATCGTGGCAGCGCCATCATGGACTTCACCCATCTTGTGCGACACACCGGTGTAATAAAGGATACGCTCGGTGGTTGTCGTCTTACCGGCATCAATATGGGCCATGATGCCAATATTGCGGTAATGCTCAATCGGGGTGGTACGGGCCACAGCAAGTTTCCTAGCAGCTCGCGCGCTTTACCAGCGGAAGTGGGAGAAAGCTTTGTTGGCTTCTGCCATACGGTGCGTATCTTCGCGCTTCTTGATCGCGCTACCACGCTGCTCGGACGCATCCATCACTTCACCAGCCAGACGCTCCGCCATGGTCTTTTCACCACGTGCACGAGCAGCGTCAATCAACCAACGCATGGCCAGCGTGGTGCGACGCACAGCGCGCACTTCAACCGGAACCTGGTAGGTGGCACCACCAACACGACGAGACTTCACCTCGACGACCGGACGGATGTTGTCCAGCGCTTCTTCCAGAATCGCCAACGGCTCTTCGGTGCTCTTGCGCTCAGCAATACGGTCCAGGGCACCGTAGACGATGCCTTCGGCGGTGGATTTCTTGCCAGAGTGCATGATCATGTTAATGAACTTAGCAAGCTGGACAGATTTGAATTTTGGATCGGGCAGCGGCTGACGCGGCTGTATCTCACGACGACGGGGCATTGTTTACTCTTCTCTTAACTGAAGGGCGCAAGACGAAGGGCGTTAGCCCTTGGGCCGCTTGGCACCGTATTTGGAACGGCCCTGACGGCGCTTCTCGACACCACTGGTATCCAGCGAGCCGCGCACGGTGTGGTAGCGCACACCCGGCAAATCCTTGACACGACCACCGCGGATCAGAACCACGGAGTGTTCCTGCAGGTTATGACCTTCACCACCGATGTAGCTGGTGACCTCAAAGCCATTGGTCAGACGCACACGGGCGACTTTACGCAACGCCGAGTTCGGTTTCTTCGGAGTGGTGGTGTACACGCGGGTGCAAACACCGCGTTTTTGAGGGCAGGCTTCCAGGGCAGGAACTTTGTTCTTGACCGGCTTGTCTTTGCGCCCTTTCCGTACGAGTTGATTGATCGTCGGCACGAAGCGAATCCTTGGATTTTCCGTAAAAAAATGACACGTCGGGCGGGCCGACGTGTCATGAAAGGCCGCGAATAGTAGCGATTTGACCTTAGAGTGTCAAGGTAAAATCGCTGCCTTATTCGCTCTCATTTTCTGGCCCGGCGGACGCGGTCTCTTCAACCACCTCCGGGACCATCGGGATATCCGCCAGCAACGCATTGCGACGGTTCTCACGACGTTGGTTGTGGAACGCCAGACCAGTACCGGCAGGTATCAGTCGGCCCACAATGACGTTCTCTTTCAGACCACGCAGATCGTCACGGGCGCCACGCACCGATGCTTCAGTCAGCACTCGGGTGGTTTCCTGGAACGATGCCGCGGAGATGAACGATTCAGTCGACAGCGACGCCTTGGTGATACCCAGCAGCAGGCGGTCAAACTTGGCCGGCACGCGGTTGTCCGCGACCAGGCGGTCGTTCTCAGCCTTTACGGTGGTGTACTCAAGCTGCTCACCACGCAGGAAGCTGGAATCACCGGTGTCAGTGATCTCGACCTTGCGCAGCATCTGACGGATGATCGTCTCAATGTGCTTGTCGTTGATCTTCACACCCTGCAGGCGGTAGACGTCCTGAATTTCCTTGACCAGATACGCAGCCAGCTCCGACACCCCTTTCAGACGCAGGATGTCATGTGCACTGGGCTCGCCCTCGGAAATGACTTCACCGCGCTCGACGTGCTCACCCTCGAACACACCGACCTGACGCCATTTCGGAATCAGCAATTCGGTTTCTTCGCCGCTGGACTCGACAATCTTGATGCGCTGCTTGCCCTTGGTCGCCTGGCCAAAGCCGATGGTGCCGCTGGCCTCAGCCAGAATAGCCGGCTCTTTCGGCTTACGCGCCTCGAACAGGTCAGCAACACGCGGCAGACCACCGGTGATGTCACGGGTCTTGGACGACTCGGTCGGAATACGTGCGAGCACGTCACCGACGACAATTTCACCGCCATCCTGCACGGTTACAACCGCCTTGCCCGGCAGCTGGTAGGCCGCAGGCATTTCGGTACCCGGGAACATCAGTTCCTTGCCGTTCTCATCAACCAGTTTCACGGTCGGGCGCAGGTCTTTACCGGCACCGGTACGCGCCTTGATGTCGAGCACCGCCAGCGTCGAAACGCCAGTGATTTCGTCGACTTCCTTGGCCACGGACACGCCTTCTTCGAAGTCCACCAGCTTCACGCGACCCGCCACCTCAGTGACGATCGGGTGGGTGTGCGGATCCCAGCGGGCGACCTGCTGGCCAGCTTCCACTTCTGCGCCGTCTTCCAGCGTGATCAGCGCACCATAAGGCAGCTTGTAGCGTTCCTTCTCCTGACCATGCGCATTGATCAAGCCGATTTCACCGGAACGCGAGACCGCGACCAGGTGACCATCCGGATGCTTCACAGTTTTGACATTGTGCAGCTTGATGGTACCGGCCGCCTTGACCGAAATACCGTCAGCAGCAGCAGAACGCGATGCCGCACCACCCACGTGGAAGGTACGCATGGTCAGCTGGGTACCCGGCTCACCAATCGACTGGGCCGCGATAACGCCCACAGCCTCACCGATGTTGACGCGGATACCACGCGCCAGATCACGGCCGTAACATGCCGCGCACACACCGTGCAGCACATCACAGGTGATCGGCGAACGCACCACCACTTCGTCTACGGAATGCGATTCCAGCAGATCGGCCGCAGCTTCATCAATCAGGCTGCCAGCCGGAAGCACCACTTCGTCGCTGCTGCCCGGCTTGAACACGTCCTGTGCGGCAACACGGCCAAGCACACGCTCACGCAGCGGCTCGACAACATCGCCACCTTCGACGATCGGGGCCATCAGCAGGCCCGCCTCGGTGCCGCAATCCACCTCGGTCACCACCACGTCCTGCGCCACGTCGACCAGACGGCGCGTCAGGTAACCCGAGTTTGCGGTCTTGAGTGCGGTATCGGCCAGACCCTTACGGGCACCGTGAGTGGAGATAAAGTACTGGTTTACGTCCAGCCCTTCGCGGAAGTTCGCAGTGATCGGCGTTTCAATGATCGAGCCGTCCGGCTTGGCCATCAGACCACGCATCCCGGCCAGCTGACGGATCTGTGCGGCGCTACCACGCGCCCCGGAATCCGCCATCATGAAGATCGAGTTGAACGAGGCTTGCTTGACCGTGTCGCCCTTGGCGTCGACCACATCTTCGGTGCTCAGGCGTTCCATCATCGCGCGTGCAATGCGGTCGTTGGCACGAGACCAGATATCGACAACCTTGTTGTAGCGCTCACCCTGGGTCACCAGGCCCGAGGTGTACTGATCTTCGATTTCCTTAACCTCGGCTTCGGCCGCATCAAGGATTTCGGCTTTCTCTTCCGGAATCACCATATCGTTGATGCCGATGGAGATACCCGCACGCGTCGAGTGGCGGAAACCGGTGTACATCAGCTGGTCAGCGAAGACCACGGTTTCTTTTGTACCCACGCGGCGGTAAGCCGCGTTGATCACGCCCGACACGGCCTTCTTGGTCAGCTCGCGGTTGATCAGCGAGAACGGCAGGCGATCCGGCAGGATTTCCGACAGGATGGCGCGCCCCACGGTGGTCTCAACCACATGCGTGTACGGCGTGCTGTCAGCAGCATCTTCGGTGTCGACCCAATCCTGGATACGCACCTTGATCTTGGCATGCAGATGCACCTGGCGGCTTTCATAGGCGCGGTGCACCTCTTCCACGTCGGTGAACACAGCCCCCTCACCCGGCGCGTTGACGCGCTCGCGCGACAGCCAGTACAGCCCCAGCACCACGTCCTGGGTCGGCACGATGATCGGATCACCATTGGCCGGCGACAGGATGTTGTTCGAGGACATCATCAGTACGCGCGCTTCAAGCTGAGCTTCCAGCGACAGCGGCACGTGCACGGCCATTTGGTCACCGTCAAAGTCAGCGTTGAACGCGGTGCACACCAGCGGATGCAGCTGGATGGCCTTACCTTCAATCAGCTGCGGCTCAAACGCCTGGATACCCAGACGATGCAGGGTCGGCGCACGGTTGAGCATGACCGGATGCTCGCGGATGCACTCTTCCAGCACATCCCAAACTTCCGGTTCTTCACGCTCGACCATCTTCTTGGCCGCCTTGATGGTGGAGGCCAGATTGAGGCGCTGCAGACGCGAGAACACGAACGGCTTGAACAGTTCCAGCGCCATCTTCTTGGGCAGACCGCACTGATGCAGGCGCAGCGTCGGCCCAACCACGATCACCGAACGACCGGAATAGTCGACGCGCTTACCCAGCAGGTTCTGACGGAAACGCCCCTGCTTGCCCTTGATCATGTCAGCCAGCGACTTGAGCGGCCGCTTGTTTGAACCGGTGATGGCACGGCCGCGACGACCGTTATCGATCAACGCATCCACCGACTCCTGCAACATGCGCTTTTCATTGCGCACGATGATTTCCGGTGCCGACAGCTCAAGCAACCGACGCAGACGGTTGTTACGGTTGATCACACGACGGTACAGATCATTCAGATCAGACGTCGCGAAACGGCCACCATCCAGCGGCACCAACGGACGCAGATCCGGCGGCAACACCGGCAGCACGGTCAGGATCATCCA
Proteins encoded in this window:
- the rplC gene encoding 50S ribosomal protein L3, producing the protein MPIGLIGRKCGMTRVFTEAGESVPVTVIEVLPNRVTRVKTAETDGYRAVQVTTGNIKANRLTKPLAGEFRKAGVEAGRGFWEFRLDENEGDDLAAGSEITVDALAEAKLVDVVGTSIGKGFAGAIKRHNFSSQRMSHGNSLSHRAPGSIGQNQTPGRVFPGKKMAGHLGNARRTVQNLEVVRVDAEKNLLLIKGGVPGAKGGDLVIRPAVKGAA
- the rpsG gene encoding 30S ribosomal protein S7, whose protein sequence is MPRRREIQPRQPLPDPKFKSVQLAKFINMIMHSGKKSTAEGIVYGALDRIAERKSTEEPLAILEEALDNIRPVVEVKSRRVGGATYQVPVEVRAVRRTTLAMRWLIDAARARGEKTMAERLAGEVMDASEQRGSAIKKREDTHRMAEANKAFSHFRW
- the fusA gene encoding elongation factor G, whose amino-acid sequence is MARTTPIEHYRNIGIMAHIDAGKTTTTERILYYTGVSHKMGEVHDGAATMDWMEQEQERGITITSAATTCFWQGMEQQFPERYRINIIDTPGHVDFTIEVERSLRVLDGAVCVLDANAGVEPQTETVWRQADKYEVPRMVFINKMDKMGADYYRCIDMIRKRLGANAVPIQLSIGAEEDFEGVVDLFRMKAIHWNQDDMGMTFEERDIPADLQAKAEEYREAMIEAAAEANEGLMEKYLEEGELSVDEIKQGLRARVLANEVVLTLCGTAFKNKGVQALLDAVVEFMPSPLEVKAIKGTDPDDPEKAMLRKSSDDEPFAALAFKIATDPYVGTLTFVRVYSGVLSAGDSVYNSTDGKKERIGRILQMHSNTREEIKEVRAGDIAACVGLKNITTGTTLCSPDAPVILERMEFPEPVISVAVEPKTKSDQEKMGLALQKLAQEDPSFRVHTDEESGQTIISGMGELHLEIIVDRMKREFKVEANVGKPQVAYRETIRATVEQEGKFVRQSGGRGQYGHVWLKIEPMPVGEGYEFVNAIVGGVVPKEYIPAVDKGIQEQMQNGVICGYPVVDVKVTLYDGSYHDVDSNEMAFKIAGSMGFKEGARKAKAVLLEPIMDVEVVTPEDYMGDVMGDLNRRRGVVQGMEDTPTGKTIRAEVPLAEMFGYATDLRSMSQGRATYTMQFGKYNEAPSSVAEAVMKAS
- the tuf gene encoding elongation factor Tu, yielding MAKEKFERTKPHVNVGTIGHVDHGKTTLTAALTVVQGKKFGGESKAYDQIDNAPEEKARGITISTAHVEYESDVRHYAHVDCPGHADYVKNMITGAAQMDGAILVCSAADGPMPQTREHILLARQVGVPYIVVFLNKADMVDDAELLELVEMEVRELLDTYDFPGDDTPVIIGSALKALEGDESEIGSQAIDKLIAALDEYIPEPERAIDGAFLMPVEDVFSISGRGTVATGRVERGIIKVGEEIEIVGIKDTAKTTVTGVEMFRKLLDEGRAGDNVGILLRGTKREEIERGQVLAKPGSIQPHTKFESEVYILKKEEGGRHTPFFKGYRPQFYFRTTDVTGAVELPEGTEMVMPGDNVNMKVELIAPIAMDEGLRFAIREGGRTVGAGVVAKIFD
- the rpsJ gene encoding 30S ribosomal protein S10, producing MTTANQTIRIRLKAFDHRLIDKSVREIVDTAKRTGAIVRGPIPLPTRRERYTVLISPHVNKDARDQYEIRTHKRLLDIVEPTDKTVDALSKLDLAAGVDVQIKLQ
- the rpsL gene encoding 30S ribosomal protein S12, whose protein sequence is MPTINQLVRKGRKDKPVKNKVPALEACPQKRGVCTRVYTTTPKKPNSALRKVARVRLTNGFEVTSYIGGEGHNLQEHSVVLIRGGRVKDLPGVRYHTVRGSLDTSGVEKRRQGRSKYGAKRPKG
- the rpoC gene encoding DNA-directed RNA polymerase subunit beta', encoding MKDLLNLLKAGDTQEDFDAIKIGLSSPETIRSWSYGEVKKPETINYRTFKPERDGLFCAKIFGPVKDYECLCGKYKRLKHRGVVCEKCGVEVTLAKVRRERMGHIDLASPTAHIWFMKSLPSRIGLLLDMPLRAIERVLYFEGYVVIEPGMTPLERGQLLTEEDYLDAVEQHGDEFDARMGAEAIYELLRSIDMQRETVQLREDMANTGSETKIKRLGKRLKLVEYFLSSGNKPEWMILTVLPVLPPDLRPLVPLDGGRFATSDLNDLYRRVINRNNRLRRLLELSAPEIIVRNEKRMLQESVDALIDNGRRGRAITGSNKRPLKSLADMIKGKQGRFRQNLLGKRVDYSGRSVIVVGPTLRLHQCGLPKKMALELFKPFVFSRLQRLNLASTIKAAKKMVEREEPEVWDVLEECIREHPVMLNRAPTLHRLGIQAFEPQLIEGKAIQLHPLVCTAFNADFDGDQMAVHVPLSLEAQLEARVLMMSSNNILSPANGDPIIVPTQDVVLGLYWLSRERVNAPGEGAVFTDVEEVHRAYESRQVHLHAKIKVRIQDWVDTEDAADSTPYTHVVETTVGRAILSEILPDRLPFSLINRELTKKAVSGVINAAYRRVGTKETVVFADQLMYTGFRHSTRAGISIGINDMVIPEEKAEILDAAEAEVKEIEDQYTSGLVTQGERYNKVVDIWSRANDRIARAMMERLSTEDVVDAKGDTVKQASFNSIFMMADSGARGSAAQIRQLAGMRGLMAKPDGSIIETPITANFREGLDVNQYFISTHGARKGLADTALKTANSGYLTRRLVDVAQDVVVTEVDCGTEAGLLMAPIVEGGDVVEPLRERVLGRVAAQDVFKPGSSDEVVLPAGSLIDEAAADLLESHSVDEVVVRSPITCDVLHGVCAACYGRDLARGIRVNIGEAVGVIAAQSIGEPGTQLTMRTFHVGGAASRSAAADGISVKAAGTIKLHNVKTVKHPDGHLVAVSRSGEIGLINAHGQEKERYKLPYGALITLEDGAEVEAGQQVARWDPHTHPIVTEVAGRVKLVDFEEGVSVAKEVDEITGVSTLAVLDIKARTGAGKDLRPTVKLVDENGKELMFPGTEMPAAYQLPGKAVVTVQDGGEIVVGDVLARIPTESSKTRDITGGLPRVADLFEARKPKEPAILAEASGTIGFGQATKGKQRIKIVESSGEETELLIPKWRQVGVFEGEHVERGEVISEGEPSAHDILRLKGVSELAAYLVKEIQDVYRLQGVKINDKHIETIIRQMLRKVEITDTGDSSFLRGEQLEYTTVKAENDRLVADNRVPAKFDRLLLGITKASLSTESFISAASFQETTRVLTEASVRGARDDLRGLKENVIVGRLIPAGTGLAFHNQRRENRRNALLADIPMVPEVVEETASAGPENESE